ATCAGCCATGTACTCTACAACAACCTGATggaaagaaaaagatgaaaacaAAACAAGTTAAAATCTAGAGATAATGGTCAAAAACACACCTGAACTATCGTAAGTTTTACGAGTTTCACACCTAAACTATTCGAGCTTCATCACCATGGATCTATGTATTAAAACACACCTCAACGGCTAAACCGTcagttttttccttttcctatgTGATAGTTGTGGTGTGGTTTAATACATAGATGGAGATAGTTTATGTAGGAAAAGGGAAGAGTTGATAGTGTTGGGTGTGAAACTCGCGAAATGGCGATAGTTCAGGTATGTTTTTGACTATTAACTCTAAAAACTACCATAAAGACTAAGTTTGATTGACAGGAAACACAGTAAGCATAATAATTACCTGAGCCCCTAGCTTTATCATTTGCCTTGGTGGTACTTCTAGTGGAGTCTCATCAGCTCGAAAAGTTTTCAACTTTGACAAGAGCCTGAAGGAGTCGGGCAGCGTTCTTATTTGACTGTTGCTAATATCAAGCTCTTCAAGATTCTCAAGGTTCCCGATTGATCTTGGTAAAGTTCTCAAGTCTGCAAAGTTGTTTGCAAGATTAAGCTTTTCCAAGCTGACAGCAAAACAGAATGTTTCGGGTATGTTTTCAACTTCATTGAAGCTAAGATCAAGTTCCCTGAGGCGAGAAAGATTCCCAATTGTCGTTGGTAATCCTTTAATTCTGTTAATGTGCAGCGTAAGAATCTCCAAGTGTTCGAGCATTCCCATCGCTTCAGGGAGAGCTTTAAGCTGATTAAAATCCAATCTCAGCTCTACAAGGGAAGAACAAAATCCTATCGTGTAAGGAAGTTCCTCGAGCTGATTTGTTTCCACGTTTAGTCTCTTCAAGGAAGTTAAGTTCCCAACGAAATCAGGCAAACGAGAGAATCTGTTCGAACCCAAATCAAGATTGATCAGATTTACTAAGTTCCTGAAAGAAGCTGGCAGCGATTTCAACCTGTTCGCGTGAAGGTCGAGATCAGTCAAATTGATTAGCTCACCAAATGAATCAGGAAGGTTTATAATTTGGTTGGAGTGAAGATCGAGCTTCGTTAAAGCATTAAGGCTACCAATGGTAGTTGGAAGAGCCATAATTTGGTTATCGGCAACGTTTAGCTCAGTGACATTCACCAATTTCCCAAGTGACAATGGAAGCCATTCAATCTTGTCCATTAACTTGTTGTGAAGATCAACAACTCTTGCTCTAGTTTTGGCAGCATTTTCAATCAGGGCAGCTACTTTCATTAAACTGTACTTCTCTTTCTGCTTGATCCCTAAAGACAATTATACAACAATTAAGACATAGTATAATTGAATGTCATATCAATGATGAGCCAGGACTTTTACTAAGAGGATTCAAAATTCAGAGAAGTAAACACACAAAGAAAGCAAGAGGATTCAACATATATTatacacaacaacaactacGCCTTGGTCCCAAACaacatatatagtgtatatacataAAAAGAAATTGACCTGTTTGCACATTATAATTTTCCGATGAAGGGATATCAATAGCTTCGTCACTGCCACACATACTGACCTATACCTGGAAACCTAATAGATTAGTTGACATACATAGCAAGCTAGCACCAtcactaaaaaggaaaaagaatcaTGCAAGCTAGGATATAAGTTCCAAGAGAGAGACCAGAAAGAAAAACTCTAAATGATGTTTTTCCATCAATCTAAACATTGACGTCCAACAACAACTACGCCCCAATCCCAAACAAAGGGGTATATCAATAGCTCCGCCACTGCCACACATACTGACCTGTATCTGGAAACCTAGTAGATTAGTCGACATACATAGCAAGGAAAAAGAATCATACAAGCTAGGATTCAAGTTCCAAGAAAGACCAGAAGGACaaactataaatgatgttttccaTCAATCTAAGTTGGTGTTTGGCTATAGATTTTGGGggtatattttgaaaatttatcttcaaaTGTCTGTTTCGCCATGAAATTTTCCAATATTTTCAAGTTCTCAAGTTTTTGGGACTTACCACTCACAAAACATCAAATCTTTTTccaagtaaaatatatatatccaaaacaaaactttaaatttcaaaaatcacaACTTTAAAAGCTCAAATTTCAAGTTTCTGACTTCAAAATGTATGACCAAACGGGAGCTAAACCTTGGCATATATGTGTTGGTGAGCTGTAGCTGGTCCCAAACACAGTGGTGAAACCAGTAATTTTGCTAAGAAAGTCTGAGATTTACAACAAAATACTacgataatcaaagtacaagcAACAACAGAACAACATAAACAGAAGGACAAGAAACCACATAAGCAACACTAGGACTACTAGTATGGATAGATAGCAAGACAACGCACTACTGCCTACTAACCTCTAGCCTAATCCGTGCTCTTCACAACCTCCACAACTCACAAGCAAGCAAAAAGTTGAAATCTTggacacacacaaaaaaagaataaatgaaAGTGACCGCATAACAAAGCATTCTGAACAtcaactacaacaaaataatacgaTAACCTAAGTACAAGCAACAacaaatagtaacataaggacAAGAAACCACATAAGCAATACTACGACCACCAGTATGGACAGATAGCAAGACAACACACCACCTACACAACCTCCACAGCTCACAAGCAAGCAAAAAGTTGAAATCTTGGacacaaaaatacaaaaagagaataaaatatGCAAACCTGAAGAAGAAACAGTAATCTTTTCACAACTTGTAACCAAACCCTTCTTCAAAATCTCATCTTTTATTCCAACTTCACCAATTGGGTCCTCAAAAGAATTGATTTTTCCCATCTGGGTAACTCCAGAAATCAATTCTGTAGCTTTCTGAATCAACCCATCAAAATCTTGATAAGTCTTATCAAGTTCAATTAACTGAACAGCCTCTTTCCTCTGTTCTTTGCTTTGGAACAAAACCATAGCTTTTCTTACTTCTTGTAGTACAGAGTAAAGCTCAGCTGGAACATCTTTTTCTGGTTCCACTACTTTCTTGGAAATTTCATCAAGCTCTATTTTTTCTTCTGTTTCTACTGATTTAATTACAGAAATTGAAGCTTCAATTTCTAAAATGGAAGGTCTTGGGGGTAGTGATTTGTAGATTCTTGTGATTTCTTCTATGATTTTTGCACAGACGGGTGATGGGTTTTTTGTGATTGGTGTAGCCATGGTGATTTTCTTGATTCTCGGTGAGCAGAGAAGAAATGATTGAGAAATTAATAGATAGTAGTAGTTTATTTGGATTGTGTGTTGACTGTGTTTTGTGATGTTATGTTTGTAACTATATAACATGGGTTGTGCTCGCattgattttgaatttgagctttgaatataaaaaaaaaattgttcggAGTATCATTTCTGAATAGGTCTGCAGCAAGCGATCCGAATTTAGTTAGAATTCCACGAGATCCGGACATCGagtgaaaaatctaaaaaaaataaaatatatatatatatatatatatatataactattagacattttcaacttaaatttaaatttatgataactATACTTTCTCCAATAGTTGAGCATCTGGATCATTAGTTGATAAGTCATACGAGAGAaacatttataaaattttactaTTTTCGTGAAAAGgagttttcaaaattttaaactaaaatcttttaataaaaatattttattatgtattatattgaactgaaattaatcataatttaaCTGTCTAAATGAAATTAAGAAGTTGTTGATGTATTAAGTtttctatttatatatgatttaacAATTGAAGATTAAACATTACACTAGTTAAAATTTTGATGAATATTTATTGTATACCATTACCATAAGGttaagtttgcctataataataaatgATATTACttcatttaaattaaattcttaGTATATTCAATTAAAAGAACCTATAACTATTTTAGGTTTAACCGATTTGAATTCTTGACCAATCATATTTGATTATTTGTTATATTGTTTCCTATGAATAGTTTATGtaaaattcaaatcaaaatcTTATAGAGGTCATGGATGAGCTCaagattatttttaaaaaattgtttcCTTCTAAGTTACTTTTGTGATTTATACGTTATGATTCAAGTCGCAAAATTAGttattgatatttatattaaaatagattgtCTAAATTATAGTTTTTAGGAGTGTGGATCTTTTTGAATTCTGCATAAATATCGAATGTTTTGTGcattagatttttttatttcctaCTAATATTTTATATTGGACCAATTACAATTCTTGGCCAATCATATTCAGTGCTTAAGAGTAAACAACATTATCTGCTTTTGGAAGTGTTTTAGGACAGGCTTTATTtgatattaaattattaatttcgatgatatttaatatttaatgttTCCATGTGTGGATAATGGATTCGTTAATAATCATTGTTGTGTTCTTATCTACTTACATTATAgtcaaataaaatttatcaaCTCTCAAAAATTGTTAGTCAAAATATCAGAAGaatgttatatttattataaaagaaTACAAAGTAGTGGATGctccattttcaaaatttgatccacggcttatttttttttatctttcttcTACTGTATCTGGCTATAAATAGCTTCTTTGCAGTATGTAATGTACATATCGAtactcaattctctcaactttctctctttctcttactattTCTGTTtcagttttcctttatttttaatttgctaagttagtttgttttataacacgttatcaacaCGAGATTTTATCACTTTgagttattttaaaaagataacaaaaggataagaattttattttcttaaaatgtttaatatctctaaacttgaatttgttgctcttgatatatctgaaaAAGGTTACTCATCATGAGCATTAGATGtcgaaatacacctagaatcgatgggtctggcagacaccatcaaagatgacaatatggcatctagtcaagaccgtgccaaagccatgatatttctctgTCATCATCGTgacgaggggttaaaattacagtatCTCATATTAAAAGACCTTCTTAAACTGTAGAAGAatataaaagaaagatatgaccatttgaagttggtcatccttccacaggcACATCATGATTGGCTCAATTTAAGAttgatgaattttaaaaatataactgaatataattttgtcttgtttagaattatagcacagttaaatttatgcggagaagaaatcattgaacaagacaaacttgaaaaaatatactccacattttcacctgcgaatatgctcctgtagcagcaatatcgcgaaaagagtttaaaaaaatattctgaattactttctcacttTCTTATCGCTGAACGACATAACGAActgttaataaaaaatcatgatagtcggcacGTTGGTTCCTTGCCActcctgaagtgaatcaggcaaactataaccaacgagaaagaggtcgtGGCCTCAATCGTGatcgtggtcgtggtcgaagaagaaattacaATCATAATACTTGGCTGACACCGAGAAAtgaccagcaatataaaaaaagagtgaaaagcaagaatctataccaaagaaaaattcagaaagtatatgtcataaatatggaggtatggggcactaCACTAGTCACGGACCTATCGATCATTAAAACGTCTGGTTCAACTATATCAGGCATACTTGAAGAGAGCAGAAAATAATCTagagataaattttatctctgaagacaatattgagcctatgcagctggatgtagctgatttttttagtttttcagaagcaaatatgaatattgataagcctcataatatttaaataattttatttttatttatctgtactaaataatatgtttatatttttctaattcatgtaaataaataaaaattgtataatgagccatgttttatttataatatttattttatttctttttaaagaaaaatatgaatatgcctcaaattttgtttggatcaatgatcaatcacgaggatatttgtgtaattgatagtggaacgactcatgccatttttaaagacgataaatatttttcctacttgcttagaagaaaaacaaatgttactacaatttttgataattagaaaataattgaaggctccggaagagctactatatttctgcctaaggggacaaagattgttatagaagatgcattgttctcttctaaatcccaagaaacttattaagttttaaatatatttgtgaaaatagatatcatgttgagacactaaatgaaatgaatattgaataccttggtTTAActaagagtgtctcaggccagaaatatattttaaaaaaattatcaactttatcgtctggcctatattatgcagatattagtgcaattgaagcacatttgatcgtaaaccagaagtttactgatctaaatacatttgtgttatGTCATGATCGAATAGGACATCctagatcaataatgatgaaacgaattcttgaaaattcaactggacattcGTTAAAGATCcaaagattcttacgaatgatgaattttcctatgttgcttgttatcaaggtaAATTAATTGCTAAACTATCAACCCTGAAAGTTGGCATCGAATCTTCTACCTTTTTAGAGCATATACATGGGGATATATATAGACCTATTCATCCatctagtggattgtttagatattttatgatcctaatagatacatcatcaagatggtcttatgtgtgcctcttatcatcccGCAatctggcgtttgcgaagttattagaataaataataagattaagggcgcaattctcAGATTATTCAATTAAAGTTATTCGCCTTAATAATgatggagaatttacatcccatatttttgatgattattgcttatcaattgtgataaaaattgaacatcctgttgctcatgttcatactcaaaaatgGTTTTGcggagtcatttattaagcgcttACAATTGATAGTAAGACCTCTacttatgaaaacaaaattgtcgaCTATTATTTGGGATCATGATATCTTACATGCAACAATATTTTTACATCTTAGaccgataaattataataaatactcttcgtcgcaattagtatttggtcatgagccaaatataaccatctatgaatttttagttgtgcggtatatgtgtctgtagcaccaccacaacataCAAAGATGGACCATCAACGAAGGttaggcatatatgttgggtttgactcaccctccataatttgctaccttgaaccgttgataggagacttatttactgctcgatttgtagattgtcggtttgatgaaacaactttTTCGCaattagagagagagaaaaaggaacccgaaagagaaattgcgtgaaaagtttcatcactatctcattttgatccacgtacctgcacatgtgagcaggaggtccagaagatcatacATTTATAGAAAATAGAAAATCAAATACCAGACGCATTTACTAATTTGAAACaaataactaagtcacatatccctgcagtgaatatGTCTACACATATTCCTGTAGTGAATGTGTCTATctggattgatgtcccaaaaggatcatctactagtatcatagcttctgaatctcaaacacgtctgaagcgtggtagaccattcggttcaaaggataaaaatcatAGAAAGAGAAgcatgagaaataataaagatgatactacaaaagaacctcctgaagaaggccaagatttgagtaatcttgatatttctgaagaaatcagtgaatccgagactcaagtgaatgaagaactttcaataagttctaccagtgatgagataaatttaaatcgatcaaaaattacgatAGATagtgtttttgcatataatgttgcacttaacctcatgcaagatagtgaaagtcttgagcctaaattcGTCGAAAAatatcgacgtagatgtgattggccagaatggcaaaaggcaattcaatcagagttagactcacttgctaaacgtgaggtttttagacctgtagtccaaacccctgaaggtgtaaaatcagttggctataaatgggtttttgtgagaaaataaaatgagataaatgaaattgtaagatacaaggcacgccttgttgcacaagaattctctcaaagacctgggatcaactatgaagaaacatattcacctgttatagatggaataacttttcgatatctcattagtttagttgtacataaaaattttgaaatacatctaatggatgtagttacagcttacctttatggttcacttgataatgaaatttacatgaaaattctagaagaattaaaatttcctaaagcatgtactaagtctcggaaaatgtactcaatcaaattgcaaagatcgttatatggtctaaaacaatcaggGTGTATGTGGTATAagcgccttagtgagtacttgataaatgaaggttatataaataatgtcatatatccatgtatttttattaagaaaacagaatcaaaatttattatactcgatgtttatgttgatgacataaatctcattggaacccctgaagaggtccgaAAGGAGATTGAAtaactaaagaaagaatttgagataaaagatcttggaaagacaaaattttgtctgggtctgcaaattgaacatttaacATACGAAATTTTTGCCCACTAATCTGCCTATATTGAGATactcttaaaataattttacatggacaaagtaCATCCATTAAGCACTCcaatgattgttcgatcacttgaagtggataaAGATCTATTTCGACCTACAGAAGAGAATGatgaacttcttggtcctgaagtatcatatctcagtgctattggtgcacttatgtatcttgctaacgcaatcaggcctgatataatattttttttaatttgctgGCAgtgtatagttcatccccaacacGAAGACATTGGAAagatatcaaacatattttgcgatacctaaagggtaccattgatatgagtttgttttatactaacaaaggccGTGCAGACATTATTAGTTATGCAGATGcatgttatttatcagacccacataaagctcgatctcaaataggtcatctatttacatacggaggaactgctatatcatgacgatctacaaAACAATCTATTATTACTACTTCTTCAAaacatgctgaaataatagaaaaaatcatgaagtaagtacagaatgtgtgtggttgagatcaatgatacagttcatcaaagaaagatgcagcttggaaaatgatgtcaaagtacccacagttatatccaaagacaatgttgcatgcatagctcaattgaaaggtagcttcataaaaggagacagaacgaaacatatttcatcaaaattattcTTTACACATGATatccagaagaatggtgatattaatgtacaacaagttcgttcgagtgataatcttgcagatttattcacaaagacattaccaacatcaacttttgaaaagctaagatataagattgaaatgcgtcgtctccaaaatatcaaatgaagttttcatcagagggagtaaaatacgcgctgtactttttttcccttaaccaagattttgtcccactggatttttctggtaaggtttttaatgaggcagcactcaaggcatATTACCAGATTTGTGCACTCTTTctccttcactaggctttttcccagTGGGTTTTTCCTAGTTAGGTTTTAACAAAACACAACATCTATGAGTgttcagaataactatatatatttgttctttcattagatttttttttttgtcatggACATCTAAGGGGGAGTATTATAAAAGAAAGCAAAGTAGTGATGCTCCATTTTCAAAATGGGACCCACTACTTATTCTCCCTTATCTTTCTCCTACTGCacttggctataaatagcctctTTGCAGTATATAATGTACATACCGAtactcaattctctcaactttctctctttctcttaccaTTTCTGTTTCTATCttcctttatttttaatttgctacgttagtttgttttataacaatatttgtatttgaatttttcttgatatatataaattatgagtGTGTTTTggggaggaaaatattttttgaaaaatcaacaTGAGAAAGTTGTAAATTCTACGAAAAGTTTCGCGAAACAAAGGTGTTAATTGAAAacttaaattatgaaaattaagATACACAATACAACATAACAAACACAACATATCTTATATATTCTCACAAATATAGTGGCGTAGCCACATGCAGTGAACGATAGTCAGTTGAACACCATCCATCAAAAACTTgtattatgtatataaaaaattatacaaagtatatagattaaaaattactttttaaacatatatttattaaattttgaacgCCTTTAACAAAAATTTTGATTTCGCCACTGCACAAATAGGGTCTGGGGAAGATATGCAGACATTATCGTGTACTTtataaggtaaaaaaaattatttccaacATACTCTTGattcaaaaaagtaaaagtaagaTAAAATTATAAACTACAAAGTTTGCTACCACAAGAGAAGTTAAAATGATATTACATGAGATTTATGATATGCTTAAATGTAGAATTTCAACTCAAACAACATATTTAGTGTCTTAGTGTAGTCATACAAGTGAAGTTTGGAGAGGATGACATATagcctttttttattttgtgaaaatagataaaaaaaaattgagagacCCTCGATTTAAATAAagtatatcaaaataatataccaaagaaaatatatagTAGTAAAAGAATTTCAATATTATA
The genomic region above belongs to Solanum dulcamara chromosome 5, daSolDulc1.2, whole genome shotgun sequence and contains:
- the LOC129888763 gene encoding plant intracellular Ras-group-related LRR protein 5-like, whose product is MATPITKNPSPVCAKIIEEITRIYKSLPPRPSILEIEASISVIKSVETEEKIELDEISKKVVEPEKDVPAELYSVLQEVRKAMVLFQSKEQRKEAVQLIELDKTYQDFDGLIQKATELISGVTQMGKINSFEDPIGEVGIKDEILKKGLVTSCEKITVSSSGIKQKEKYSLMKVAALIENAAKTRARVVDLHNKLMDKIEWLPLSLGKLVNVTELNVADNQIMALPTTIGSLNALTKLDLHSNQIINLPDSFGELINLTDLDLHANRLKSLPASFRNLVNLINLDLGSNRFSRLPDFVGNLTSLKRLNVETNQLEELPYTIGFCSSLVELRLDFNQLKALPEAMGMLEHLEILTLHINRIKGLPTTIGNLSRLRELDLSFNEVENIPETFCFAVSLEKLNLANNFADLRTLPRSIGNLENLEELDISNSQIRTLPDSFRLLSKLKTFRADETPLEVPPRQMIKLGAQVVVEYMADFVAKNELQLQRPKKRRAFFSLSCLFPNTERKRRI